DNA sequence from the Nodosilinea sp. FACHB-141 genome:
TGGCCGACCTTGACGTGGTGCATGCGTTGTGGACTGAGCCAGACATACAGCGATTTCTCTTTGACGATCGCACCCTTTCCCGGCAGGAGGCCAGCGACTTTTTGGCGGCCAGCGATGAGAGTTTTACCCAGCAGGGCTACGGGCTGTGGCTGTTGTTTGAGCGATTGGGAGAGGCAACCGCTCCCTCAGACCCATCCCTAACTATTGCCGGGTTCTCTGGGCTAATCGCCGTTCCCGATGAGCCACCCAGCCTGGTCTTTGGCACCCGACCTCAGCTTTGGGGCCGAGGCTACGCCACGGAATCAACGGCGGCAGTTTTGCGCTACGTCTTTGATGAGCTGGGGCTGGAACAAGTGGTGGCTGATGTGGATGAGCCAAATACGGCATCCATCCGTGTGCTAGAGCGTCTGGGAATGGTGCAGACGAGGCGAGCGATAGTGAATGACCGCCCTCTGCTCTACTACACTCTGCAACCTACCCAATAATCTCCAGATGTTGATTTGAGATAGCCTTTAGCCTCCGGTTCTATCCTGAACTATTAGAAAAGCCAGGTGGGAATCCCTACGCTCTAACTAACGTTTAGTGATTTGTGACCTGGGTTTTAGCCCACCCTGCTTACACTAAAGACGTTGGATAGGTAGGCATAGGGCAATGGTGCGACTTCAACCCTGGCAGTGGGCGGTGCTGGCGCTGCCTTTAGTGGCGATCGCGGGATTCATTCTAACCGCAGCAGGCGCGCAAATTCACGCCTGGAAGCTGAACTGGATCTGGGGCGTGATCGTTCTCATGCTGGTGCTATGGCGGGGATTGCTGGCCCGCTGGACTAAGCCCGTCTTTAAGCAGGTAGAAGAAGCCCTAGAGCAGGTTCAGCAGGAGCTGGATGAGGTGACCGAATCAGAAACCCCAGTCGGTATTCCTAACGTCGGCTCCGCTGCTGCGGCACTGGAGGATATTCTCGTTGCCGCCCAGCAAGACCCACCCCTGTGGGAAGACTGGAACCCCTTTTGGGAGCGCTGCCGCGAGGTGGTGACGGCAGTGGCCCAGGCCCACCATCCTGGCGTGAAATATCCCCTGCTCAACATCTATCTGCCCGATGCTTATGGCCTGCTGCGGGGCACCGTAGACGACGTCGATCGCTGGATTGATACTCTAACTCCGGTACTGGGCCAGGTGACCGTGGGTCAAGCGGTGCAGGGCTACGAGGTCTACCGCCAGGTCGAACCCTCGGCCCGCAAGCTGTGGCAAGCCTGGAACTGGGCGCAGTGGTTGATCAACCCCGCCGCCGCTGCCGCTCGCACCCTGAGCGAGCCCACCAACGCCCTGGCCAACCAGCAGCTTTTGGGCAATTTAAATGCGCTGTTGCGAGAAGCCACCCTGCGGAACCTGTACCGCCAGTCGGTAGCGCTCTACAGCGGTGAACTGCCGACCCTGCCTGGCCCTCAAAAGCCGCTGCCTACGGCCCAGACTCAGACCCTGCGAGAGATTCTTGACCAGGCCGAGTCAATGGAGCAGGTGGCCGAAAAGCCCGTCAACATTTTGCTGGTGGGGCGTACCGGGGCGGGCAAGAGCAGCGTGATCAACACGCTGTTTAACAGCGATCGCGCCGAGGTTGATGTGCTGCCCAGCACCGATACCATCAGCACCTACCGCTGGCAGGGCGACGCGGGCGAAACTCTCACTCTATGGGATTCTCCGGGCTACGAGCAGGTGAATCGCACCGACTACCGCGACCAGCTGCTCGACTGCGCCCGCGAGGCCGACCTGCTGCTGCTGGTCACCCCCGCCCTTGACCCG
Encoded proteins:
- a CDS encoding GNAT family N-acetyltransferase — protein: MTQVLHTERLMLRPSTMADLDVVHALWTEPDIQRFLFDDRTLSRQEASDFLAASDESFTQQGYGLWLLFERLGEATAPSDPSLTIAGFSGLIAVPDEPPSLVFGTRPQLWGRGYATESTAAVLRYVFDELGLEQVVADVDEPNTASIRVLERLGMVQTRRAIVNDRPLLYYTLQPTQ
- a CDS encoding GTPase family protein; the encoded protein is MVRLQPWQWAVLALPLVAIAGFILTAAGAQIHAWKLNWIWGVIVLMLVLWRGLLARWTKPVFKQVEEALEQVQQELDEVTESETPVGIPNVGSAAAALEDILVAAQQDPPLWEDWNPFWERCREVVTAVAQAHHPGVKYPLLNIYLPDAYGLLRGTVDDVDRWIDTLTPVLGQVTVGQAVQGYEVYRQVEPSARKLWQAWNWAQWLINPAAAAARTLSEPTNALANQQLLGNLNALLREATLRNLYRQSVALYSGELPTLPGPQKPLPTAQTQTLREILDQAESMEQVAEKPVNILLVGRTGAGKSSVINTLFNSDRAEVDVLPSTDTISTYRWQGDAGETLTLWDSPGYEQVNRTDYRDQLLDCAREADLLLLVTPALDPALQMDADLLRDMREEVPDLPAITALTQVDRLRPLREWQPPYDWQWGSRPKEVSIREATRYRQEQLGELCDRIMPLVTRNAERSGWNVEALSTALVELIDPAKELRLARFLRDRETKITASARLINRYRLQMSTTQGVTAFLKSPVLKFLATLTTGSPALAYLLAEQIPVEQLPVVLGKLQLAYDLFKVIGPDKVQLDLLTLWPLLLDHNDQPDRAAWAFGHAMVEYWSQGLAIADTRQRVEHYLGQYDSR